The DNA window GCCCTTGATGCGGCTGACGTTCAGGTAGCCGGCATTGCAGCCCACCAGCGCACCGCCCGGGAACACTGTCTTGGGGAGCGAGTTGATGCCGCTGGCGTTGATGGCGCGCGCGCCATACGACAGGCGCTTGGCCGTGATTTCGCCCTGGGCGTTTTCGAAGTAGTAGCGGACGTTGGGGTGCGTCTTCCAGCGCTGGAATTCTTCGAACGGGCTCAGGTAGGGGTTGGTGTAGCCCAGGCCGGTGACAAAACCCACAGCCACCTTGTTGTCCTCCATGTGGTACATGAAGGCGCCGCCATAGGTGCTGCTGTCCATGGGCCAGCCGGCGGAGTGCATGACAAAGCCGGGCTGGTGGCGGGACGGGTCGATTTCCCATAGCTCCTTGATGCCGATGCCAAAGCTTTGGGGGTCGCGGTTTTCATCGAGCTTGTAGCGTGCGATCAACTGCTTGCCCAGGTGGCCGCGCGCGCCTTCGGCAAACACGGTGTACTTGGCGTGCAGTTCCATGCCCAGCTGGAAGTCGCCCGTGGGTTCACCTTCCTTGCCCACGCCCATGTTGCCGGTGGCCACGCCCTTGACGGCGCCTTGTTCGTTGTAGAGCACCTCGGCGGCGGCAAAACCGGGGAAGATTTCCACGCCCAGGGCCTCGGCCTGCTCGGCCATCCATTTGCTGACGTTGCCCAGGCTGACGATGTAGTTGCCGTGGTTGTGCGCAAACGGGGGCAGCACCATGTTGGGCACACGAAAGCCCGAGCGCTCGCTCAGGAACATGTAGGCGTCTTCGGTCACTGGCTGGTTCAAAGGCGCGCCGCGCTCTTTCCAGTCAGGAATCAGCTCGGTCAAAGCCTTGGGGTCCATGATGGCGCCTGAGAGGATGTGCGCGCCGGGCTCGGAGCCTTTCTCCAGCACCACGACCGAGACATCCTGGCCGCGTTCAGCCGCCAGCTGCTTGAGGCGGATGGCCGTGGCCAGGCCGCCGGGGCCACCGCCCACGACCACCACGTCGTATTCCATGGCTTCGCGCGGACCAAATTGAGCGAGGATTTCTTCGTTTGTCATGTGCTTCTCGTCGGGCATTTGATAATGGGATGATTTTCTACAAACAGGGGCCGTAATCCCTGTCCGTCGTGCGACTGATTGTATTCACGGAATATGGACAATCGAACGACCGTTCTTTTTTGTTCAGTGGAGAGACTCTAAATGGCCTACAGCATCGATTTGTCCGGACGTGTGGCGTTTGTTACCGGGGCTTCCAGCGGCCTGGGCGCACAGTTTGCCCGAACCCTGGCCCGTGCCGGTGCCGGTGTGGTGCTCGCCAGCCGCCGCATTGAAAAGCTCAAGGAACTGCGCGCGCGCATCGAGGGTGAGGGCGGCGACGCGCATGTGGTGGAGCTGGATGTGACCGACCATGACTCCATCAAATCTGCCGTGGCACATGCCGAGACTGAAATGGGCTCCATCGACATCCTGGTCAACAACTCGGGCGTGAGCACCACGCAGCGCATCCAGGACGTGACACCCGACGACTATGACTTCATCTTCGACACCAACGTGAAGGGTGCCTTCTTTGTGGCGCAGGAAGTGGGCAAGCGCATGCTGGCCCGCTCGCGCGGCGCCGCACCCGGCAGCTTTACTGGCGGGCGCATCATCAACATCGCCTCGATGGCGGGTCTGAAGGTGCTGCCGCAGATCGGTGCCTACTGCATGAGCAAAGCAGCGGTGGTGCAAATGACCAAGGCCATGGCGCTGGAATGGGGGCGCTTTGGCATCAATACCAACGCCCTGTGCCCGGGCTACATCGACACCGAGATCAATCACGACCACTGGCGTACCGAGCAGGGCCAAAAGTTGATCGCCATGCTGCCGCGCAAGCGCGTCGGGCAGCCGCAGGATCTCGACGCCCTCATCGTCATGCTGGCCAGCGACCAGAGCCACTTCATCAACGGCGCGGTCATTGCTGCGGACGATGGTTTTGCAGTGTGATTTTTGCGGGAGGCGCTGGTTGTGAAGATTGAAATTCCCGAGAAAAAGAAGCTGGTGTTTGAGATGAGTCTCCCCATCCGCTGGGGTGACATGGATGCCATGGGACACGTGAACAACACCGTGTATTTCCGCTACATGGAAACGGTGCGTATCGAGTGGATGCGTGCCGTGGGCTGCAACCCCGATCCGCAGGGCCAGGGGCCGGTGATCGTCAACGCCTTTTGCAATTTCTACAAGCAGCTGGAATACCCCGGCGATGTGCTGGCAAAGATGTATGTGAGCGACCCCGGGCGCACCACGTTCGAAGCCTGGTGCACGCTGGAGCGCAGCGACCAGCCGGGCGTGGTGTACGCCGCAGGTGGGGCCACCACCATCTGGGTGGACTTTCCGCAGCAAAAAGCCATGACCCTGCCGGACTGGATGCGGGCGCTGGTGACGGCCTGAAGCGCACTTGCGGCGGGCAAGCGCAGCGTTACTATAAATTCAAGCTCAATTAGCCTCTAGCGCTTACCCAGTGGGCGCTGGCAGCTATCAATACAGGAGTTTCACTTCTGCCGTGGCACCCGTCCCATCAGGTAGAACTCGGGGTTGGGCTGCATGCCGGCAAAGCTGGCCATGCGGTTGCTGAGGCCAAAAAATGCGGTAATGGCGGCGATGTCCCAGATGTCTTCGTCGTCAAAGCCATGCGTGTGCAGCGGCTCGAAATCGGCGTCGCTGATCTCATGCGACTGTTGGCAGACTTTCATTGCAAAGTCGAGCATGGCGCGTTGGCGCGGGGTGATGTCGGCCTTGCGGTGGTTGACCGCCACCTGGTCGGCCACGAACGGCTTTTTCTCATAGATACGCAAAATGGCGCCGTGCGCCACCACGCAGTACAGGCACTTGTTGGCGGCGCTGGTGGTGGTGACGATCATTTCGCGGTCGCCCTTGGTGAGGTTGCTGGTGCGGC is part of the Simplicispira sp. 125 genome and encodes:
- a CDS encoding acyl-CoA thioesterase, whose protein sequence is MKIEIPEKKKLVFEMSLPIRWGDMDAMGHVNNTVYFRYMETVRIEWMRAVGCNPDPQGQGPVIVNAFCNFYKQLEYPGDVLAKMYVSDPGRTTFEAWCTLERSDQPGVVYAAGGATTIWVDFPQQKAMTLPDWMRALVTA
- a CDS encoding SDR family oxidoreductase, whose protein sequence is MAYSIDLSGRVAFVTGASSGLGAQFARTLARAGAGVVLASRRIEKLKELRARIEGEGGDAHVVELDVTDHDSIKSAVAHAETEMGSIDILVNNSGVSTTQRIQDVTPDDYDFIFDTNVKGAFFVAQEVGKRMLARSRGAAPGSFTGGRIINIASMAGLKVLPQIGAYCMSKAAVVQMTKAMALEWGRFGINTNALCPGYIDTEINHDHWRTEQGQKLIAMLPRKRVGQPQDLDALIVMLASDQSHFINGAVIAADDGFAV
- a CDS encoding electron transfer flavoprotein-ubiquinone oxidoreductase: MTNEEILAQFGPREAMEYDVVVVGGGPGGLATAIRLKQLAAERGQDVSVVVLEKGSEPGAHILSGAIMDPKALTELIPDWKERGAPLNQPVTEDAYMFLSERSGFRVPNMVLPPFAHNHGNYIVSLGNVSKWMAEQAEALGVEIFPGFAAAEVLYNEQGAVKGVATGNMGVGKEGEPTGDFQLGMELHAKYTVFAEGARGHLGKQLIARYKLDENRDPQSFGIGIKELWEIDPSRHQPGFVMHSAGWPMDSSTYGGAFMYHMEDNKVAVGFVTGLGYTNPYLSPFEEFQRWKTHPNVRYYFENAQGEITAKRLSYGARAINASGINSLPKTVFPGGALVGCNAGYLNVSRIKGSHAAIKTGKLAAEAAFDAIVAGRQHDELSAYPKAFEASWLHTELNKDRNFKNWFKYGLTTATLMNGFEHFVLRGHIPWTLHRDKPDHAYLKPASECKPIVYPKPDGKLTFDRLSSVFISNTNHAENQPSHLTLKDASVPVQINLAKYAGPEARYCPAGVYEFVPDEAKGGNAQRLQINAQNCVHCKTCDIKDPTQNIVWVTPEGGGGPNYSGM
- a CDS encoding peroxidase-related enzyme (This protein belongs to a clade of uncharacterized proteins related to peroxidases such as the alkylhydroperoxidase AhpD.) encodes the protein MSARYPVPDLNTLPEDIQAKVLAVQEKAGFIPNVFLGFARRPAEWRAFFAYHDALMEPESAGRTSNLTKGDREMIVTTTSAANKCLYCVVAHGAILRIYEKKPFVADQVAVNHRKADITPRQRAMLDFAMKVCQQSHEISDADFEPLHTHGFDDEDIWDIAAITAFFGLSNRMASFAGMQPNPEFYLMGRVPRQK